The Chitinophagales bacterium genome has a window encoding:
- a CDS encoding sigma 54-interacting transcriptional regulator, giving the protein MQQPAIKTLGELKRSGYSFKTVKEEVRENLIKAIQDKTEVFKGVLGYEDTVIPDVERAILSRHNILFLGLRGQAKTRLAREMTNLLDEWIPVVDGSEINDNPFAPISIYARELIAEKGDDTPIGWLHRSDRYGEKLATPDVSVADLIGDVDPIKAANLRLSFADERVLHYGIIPRSHRGIFVINELPDLQARIQVSLFNILQEGDIQIRGFKLRLPLDILFIFTANPEDYTNRGSIVTPLKDRIESQIVTHYPRTVEISKAITEQEADITDEQAAKVSMPDMCQLLIEQIAMEARKSEYVDQKSGVSARLTISAYENLVSTAERRALLNGDGTTQARIADFTGVIPSITGKIELVYEGEQEGPTNVAYSLLGKAIRSLFITYFPDPQSFKKAGRNPETAKARSNPYQPIIDWFGKGNDIMLPNDCSDEQYRNALYKVDGLYGAVKKYYPKADEVQTSLLMEFLLHGLAEFSLISKQGVETGGYSFGDILGSMMNMSFGGDDDSSEEY; this is encoded by the coding sequence ATGCAACAACCTGCGATAAAGACATTGGGCGAACTGAAGCGATCAGGCTATTCATTCAAAACGGTAAAGGAAGAGGTCAGAGAGAACCTCATCAAAGCAATACAGGATAAAACAGAAGTTTTTAAAGGTGTGCTGGGTTATGAAGATACTGTGATACCGGATGTGGAAAGGGCCATATTATCCCGCCATAATATCCTGTTCCTAGGGCTAAGGGGACAGGCCAAGACACGCTTGGCGCGCGAAATGACTAACCTGCTGGATGAGTGGATACCCGTGGTAGATGGAAGCGAGATAAACGACAATCCTTTCGCGCCGATATCTATATATGCGCGTGAACTTATAGCGGAAAAAGGAGATGACACACCTATTGGCTGGCTGCACCGCAGCGACAGGTACGGAGAGAAACTGGCGACACCTGATGTGTCCGTAGCTGACCTGATAGGCGATGTAGACCCGATAAAAGCAGCCAACCTGCGACTGAGCTTTGCAGATGAAAGGGTGTTACATTATGGTATCATACCACGCTCACACAGGGGTATATTCGTGATCAACGAGCTGCCTGACCTGCAGGCAAGGATACAGGTATCGCTCTTCAACATACTACAGGAAGGAGATATACAGATACGCGGTTTTAAACTGCGCCTGCCGCTGGACATACTATTTATTTTTACGGCCAACCCCGAAGACTATACCAACAGGGGCAGCATCGTAACACCACTAAAGGACAGGATAGAAAGCCAGATCGTGACGCACTATCCAAGGACGGTAGAAATATCAAAAGCTATTACCGAACAGGAGGCTGATATTACTGATGAACAGGCAGCTAAGGTAAGCATGCCCGATATGTGCCAACTGCTGATAGAGCAGATAGCTATGGAGGCACGCAAAAGCGAATACGTAGACCAGAAAAGCGGGGTCTCAGCCAGGCTGACCATATCGGCTTATGAGAACCTGGTGAGCACTGCTGAGCGCAGGGCACTACTGAATGGTGATGGCACCACACAGGCACGCATAGCCGATTTTACAGGCGTGATACCCTCAATAACCGGGAAAATAGAGTTGGTGTACGAAGGTGAACAGGAAGGCCCAACTAATGTGGCCTACAGTCTGCTGGGCAAAGCCATCCGCAGCTTGTTTATCACTTACTTCCCCGACCCGCAATCGTTCAAAAAAGCGGGACGTAATCCTGAAACAGCCAAAGCAAGGTCTAACCCTTACCAGCCTATTATTGACTGGTTTGGCAAAGGGAATGATATCATGCTACCTAACGACTGCAGCGACGAACAATACCGCAATGCATTGTATAAAGTAGACGGCTTATACGGCGCGGTGAAAAAGTACTACCCCAAAGCCGACGAGGTACAGACCTCCCTGCTGATGGAGTTTCTGCTGCATGGGCTGGCAGAGTTCTCACTCATCAGCAAACAAGGAGTAGAGACGGGTGGCTATAGTTTTGGCGACATACTGGGTAGCATGATGAACATGAGCTTTGGCGGTGATGATGACAGTAGCGAAGAATATTAA
- a CDS encoding TonB-dependent receptor encodes MQKLFSFVFTWLIFPLSLSAQYKQVVKGSVTDKESRIPLIGVTIVITDVEPHMGTVTDDQGRFILKEVPVGKHTLQASYLGYGRSTLNGILVTSAKETILNIEMEESASKMDEVIISDRRDHINEMALVSTKTFDVQETERYAGSRADPARMASNFAGVVGADDSRNDIVIRGNSPQGVLWRLEDIDIPNPNHFAVSGTTGGPVSMLNSKTLANSDFFMGAFPSEYGNSTAGVFDLKMRNGNTDRHELTGQIGLLGTELAAEGPISRKSRSSYLVTYRYSTLKLFEGLHIKIGTNSVPNYQDAAVKLNFPMGKKANLSIFGIGGLSKIDLIVSNQTEQPEELYGESDRDQYFGSNTGIIGSSFSYIINSSTYTKLTVAETSSDINATHYKVFRDNNFQVDSLKYILGYRFVKNTTVAHWYINKKISNRHTIKAGIINNYYHLNFVDSSRQYPPTLQTWEHRLNFVGGTDLLQGYIQYKYRPSNALTFTAGIHAQYLTHNGSKALEPRVAMKYMMNSNNNFTLGYGLHSQLQPMYQYFAVLPANPAGSMHNYDVGFTRSHHTVAGYEHIFSRTVRLRSEAYYQYLFNVPIEKRAGSSFSGLNQGSSFSRLFPDTLVNAGTGYNYGMELTLEKSFAKNYYILLSGSVFDSKAKGNDGVYRNTDYNSRFALNMLTGYEYKLGKNSTLLTGLKITYAGGRRYSPPDVAASNSIGDLVVVDSLRNTLQFKNYFRTDIKLGVRINAKKLTHEIAVDLINIFGTKNVLSQTYNFDLAAQGSYPFITQYQLGFLPLFYYRVDIGIKHK; translated from the coding sequence ATGCAGAAACTATTTTCTTTTGTTTTTACCTGGCTTATATTCCCTTTGTCTTTATCTGCGCAATACAAACAGGTAGTAAAAGGCAGCGTTACCGATAAAGAATCAAGAATACCCCTGATAGGTGTTACTATCGTAATTACAGATGTTGAACCGCATATGGGCACAGTGACCGATGACCAGGGGAGGTTTATCCTTAAAGAAGTACCTGTTGGCAAACATACTTTACAAGCTTCGTACCTGGGCTATGGCAGATCCACACTGAATGGCATACTTGTCACCTCTGCCAAAGAGACTATTCTTAATATTGAAATGGAAGAGTCTGCCAGTAAGATGGATGAAGTGATCATATCAGACAGGCGCGACCATATCAATGAAATGGCACTGGTAAGTACTAAGACCTTCGATGTACAGGAAACGGAAAGATATGCCGGCAGCCGCGCCGACCCTGCCCGTATGGCCTCAAACTTTGCCGGCGTAGTGGGTGCTGATGACTCGCGTAATGATATCGTCATCAGGGGTAACTCTCCGCAGGGCGTGTTGTGGCGGCTGGAAGATATAGATATACCGAATCCTAACCACTTTGCTGTTTCAGGTACAACAGGCGGACCTGTTTCTATGCTGAATAGTAAAACACTAGCCAACAGTGATTTCTTCATGGGTGCATTCCCTTCAGAATATGGTAATTCTACCGCAGGTGTATTTGACCTGAAAATGCGAAATGGTAATACAGACCGGCACGAACTGACCGGGCAAATAGGTTTGCTGGGTACTGAGCTTGCAGCCGAAGGGCCCATATCCAGGAAAAGCAGGTCTTCCTATCTTGTTACTTACCGATACTCTACGCTAAAGCTATTTGAAGGGCTGCACATCAAGATAGGTACCAATTCAGTTCCCAATTACCAGGATGCTGCAGTTAAACTTAACTTCCCGATGGGCAAAAAAGCCAACCTTTCTATATTCGGCATTGGTGGTCTGAGCAAGATCGACCTGATCGTCAGCAACCAGACAGAACAACCAGAAGAGCTATATGGCGAGTCGGACCGCGACCAGTATTTTGGCAGCAACACAGGCATCATCGGCAGCTCCTTCAGCTACATCATCAATTCATCCACTTACACCAAACTAACTGTGGCTGAAACATCTTCAGATATCAATGCAACACACTACAAAGTATTCAGGGATAATAACTTCCAGGTAGATTCTCTCAAATACATACTTGGTTATCGCTTTGTAAAAAACACCACTGTAGCACACTGGTACATCAATAAAAAAATATCAAACAGGCATACTATTAAGGCAGGTATCATCAACAACTATTACCACCTGAATTTTGTTGACAGCAGTCGCCAATATCCTCCCACTTTACAGACATGGGAACACAGGCTTAATTTTGTTGGCGGAACTGACCTGTTACAAGGTTACATCCAATACAAATACCGCCCGAGCAATGCACTTACATTCACTGCCGGCATACACGCACAATACCTTACACATAATGGCTCGAAAGCATTAGAGCCCCGTGTGGCCATGAAATACATGATGAATTCAAACAATAATTTCACTCTTGGCTACGGCCTGCACAGCCAGTTGCAACCTATGTACCAGTACTTTGCAGTATTACCTGCCAACCCTGCCGGATCTATGCATAATTACGATGTAGGTTTTACACGCAGTCATCATACAGTAGCCGGATATGAACATATCTTTTCACGTACTGTCAGGTTACGCTCCGAAGCATATTACCAGTACCTGTTCAATGTACCCATTGAAAAAAGAGCAGGTTCCTCTTTCAGCGGACTGAACCAGGGTAGCTCTTTCAGCAGACTGTTTCCCGATACTTTGGTCAATGCCGGTACAGGGTATAATTACGGCATGGAGTTGACGCTTGAAAAAAGCTTTGCAAAGAATTATTATATACTACTCTCAGGATCCGTGTTCGATTCAAAAGCTAAAGGTAATGATGGTGTATACCGCAACACGGATTATAACAGCAGGTTTGCCCTTAATATGTTGACAGGATATGAATACAAACTGGGAAAGAACAGCACCTTACTGACGGGACTAAAAATAACCTATGCTGGCGGAAGAAGATATTCGCCGCCGGATGTAGCAGCATCTAATTCCATTGGCGACCTGGTGGTTGTCGACTCACTGAGAAATACCCTGCAGTTCAAAAACTATTTCAGAACAGACATTAAACTTGGTGTACGTATCAACGCCAAAAAACTAACGCACGAAATAGCAGTTGATCTTATTAATATTTTCGGCACAAAAAACGTACTGTCACAAACCTACAACTTCGACCTTGCAGCACAGGGATCTTATCCTTTTATCACCCAATACCAACTAGGCTTTTTACCATTGTTCTATTATCGGGTGGATATTGGTATCAAACATAAATAA
- the arfB gene encoding aminoacyl-tRNA hydrolase — MKDISSEVKYNTSRSGGKGGQNVNKVETAVEAIWNVDDSKLFTPEEKILILDKLMKRINKDCNLVVKSSETRSQLENKEIALKKMTELVEKALLRPKKRKATKLPNAIKERRKESKRRDSLKKQLRKHDWAD, encoded by the coding sequence ATGAAAGATATTAGTTCAGAAGTAAAGTACAACACATCGCGGAGCGGAGGAAAAGGCGGACAGAACGTCAACAAGGTAGAAACGGCAGTAGAAGCCATCTGGAATGTTGATGACTCAAAACTATTTACCCCTGAAGAAAAGATATTGATACTGGACAAGTTGATGAAGCGTATCAATAAAGATTGCAACCTGGTGGTGAAGAGCAGTGAGACCCGCTCTCAACTGGAGAACAAAGAGATAGCACTGAAGAAAATGACGGAGCTGGTAGAGAAAGCATTGCTGCGACCTAAAAAGCGTAAAGCCACCAAACTGCCCAACGCCATCAAAGAGCGCCGCAAAGAATCAAAACGCCGCGACTCACTGAAAAAACAACTCAGAAAGCACGACTGGGCGGATTAA
- the arsC gene encoding arsenate reductase (glutaredoxin) (This arsenate reductase requires both glutathione and glutaredoxin to convert arsenate to arsenite, after which the efflux transporter formed by ArsA and ArsB can extrude the arsenite from the cell, providing resistance.) produces the protein MSDYILYHKPNCSTSLSTLKMLKDHGVRPELRLYLEDPPTQKELAELMKKLGCKPIELVRTKEPLYKENYADKKLTKKEWLKILAEHPILIERPILIKGDKAILGRPPEKVLELL, from the coding sequence ATGTCTGATTATATATTATACCACAAGCCAAATTGCAGTACCAGCCTCTCCACTCTGAAAATGCTCAAAGATCACGGCGTAAGACCTGAACTGAGGCTTTACCTCGAAGATCCACCAACGCAAAAAGAACTGGCGGAACTGATGAAAAAACTAGGCTGCAAACCCATAGAGCTGGTGCGCACGAAAGAGCCTTTGTACAAGGAAAATTATGCGGACAAAAAGCTTACTAAAAAAGAGTGGCTGAAGATACTTGCCGAACACCCCATACTTATAGAAAGACCCATACTCATTAAAGGAGACAAGGCCATATTAGGCAGGCCACCTGAGAAGGTTCTGGAGCTGTTATAA
- a CDS encoding DUF1800 domain-containing protein: MGKVSRREFFEEMIATKADQATTVAGNDPIYEKYANKELPRGLSKTTGSLNEYTGQWTDKEIIHLLRRTMFGVKYEDVVALRTKTMVQAVDELLSAQTTPAPPVNNYNTSSYFDPTGVALDDTWVTAPYGDSTVNSFRRLSMTNWWIGRMIYQPERRITEKMTFFWHNHFATEYTVVAYAHMMYNHHMILRNNALGNFKTLVTAITKDPAMLRYLNGYLNTKTAPDENYARELFELFTLGKNYTPIYTEDDIKASAKILTGWRYKTTDWSSYFSSTLHETSDKQFSSFFNNKVITGKTGSAGAQETDELIDMIFSKFEVAKFIVRKLYRFFVYYDIDQTTESTVILPLASLMMSTGWEIKPVLNKLLKSEHFFDVLSRDCFIRTPIDYVVGTFRTFDIQLPSGWRSDNEYKVYNYLRSYMSQLGLEPNLPPNVAGWPAFYQEPDYYEKWINSTTMPRRMQFMDMMLNSGFSAGTGTAIKIDPMWLAKKFYSPADPNLLIDFYTDLLLGLGLSKTLKDTYKISTLLTGQTQDYYWSNAWATYISNPNTTNTNIVKTRLVSLLTELTHLAEHNLC, encoded by the coding sequence ATGGGCAAAGTCAGCCGTCGCGAATTCTTCGAAGAAATGATAGCGACAAAAGCGGATCAGGCTACAACTGTTGCAGGCAATGATCCTATATATGAGAAGTATGCCAACAAAGAACTTCCCCGGGGATTAAGCAAAACAACAGGCTCGCTGAATGAATACACCGGGCAATGGACGGATAAAGAAATCATTCATCTGCTCAGGCGTACCATGTTCGGTGTCAAATATGAAGACGTGGTAGCATTGCGAACCAAGACCATGGTGCAAGCTGTAGATGAATTGTTGTCAGCACAAACAACGCCCGCCCCGCCTGTAAATAACTACAATACTTCGTCTTACTTTGACCCCACAGGAGTAGCACTCGATGATACCTGGGTAACTGCTCCTTACGGAGATAGTACGGTAAACAGTTTTCGTCGTTTGTCTATGACCAACTGGTGGATAGGCAGGATGATATACCAGCCGGAGAGAAGGATAACGGAAAAGATGACCTTCTTCTGGCATAACCATTTTGCAACAGAATATACAGTGGTGGCTTACGCCCACATGATGTACAATCACCACATGATATTGCGTAACAATGCACTAGGTAATTTCAAAACACTGGTAACCGCCATTACCAAAGACCCGGCTATGCTGCGGTACCTTAATGGTTACCTGAACACCAAAACAGCACCTGATGAGAACTATGCGCGTGAGCTGTTTGAGTTATTCACGTTGGGTAAGAATTACACACCTATATACACAGAAGACGATATTAAAGCGTCTGCCAAAATACTTACAGGTTGGCGATATAAAACAACTGACTGGTCAAGTTATTTCAGCTCAACACTGCACGAAACATCAGATAAGCAGTTCTCGTCTTTCTTCAACAACAAAGTGATTACGGGTAAGACAGGGTCAGCCGGTGCGCAGGAAACAGATGAACTGATAGACATGATCTTTTCAAAGTTCGAAGTAGCCAAATTCATTGTTCGTAAGCTGTACCGTTTCTTCGTATACTATGATATAGACCAGACCACCGAGAGTACGGTAATATTGCCACTGGCGTCGCTTATGATGAGTACGGGTTGGGAAATAAAACCTGTACTGAATAAGTTGCTGAAGAGTGAGCATTTCTTTGACGTATTGAGCAGGGATTGTTTTATACGAACACCAATAGATTATGTGGTGGGTACATTCCGTACGTTTGATATACAGTTGCCTTCAGGCTGGCGCTCTGATAATGAATATAAAGTATACAACTATCTGCGCAGCTATATGTCGCAACTGGGGCTAGAGCCGAACCTGCCACCTAACGTTGCCGGCTGGCCAGCCTTTTACCAGGAGCCTGATTATTACGAGAAATGGATCAACTCCACCACCATGCCACGACGCATGCAGTTTATGGATATGATGCTCAACTCAGGTTTTTCTGCAGGTACAGGTACCGCTATTAAGATAGACCCCATGTGGCTTGCGAAGAAATTCTACAGCCCGGCAGATCCTAACTTGCTGATAGATTTCTATACCGACCTGTTGTTGGGGCTGGGCTTGTCCAAGACACTTAAGGACACTTACAAGATAAGCACCTTGCTGACAGGACAAACGCAGGATTACTACTGGAGCAATGCCTGGGCCACATATATCTCTAACCCCAACACTACCAACACCAATATTGTGAAGACCAGGTTAGTGAGCCTGCTGACGGAACTGACACATTTGGCTGAACACAATTTATGTTGA
- a CDS encoding CoA transferase subunit A, with protein sequence MMNKVVANADEAIKDIESGMTLMLGGFGLCGIPENCIAALVRKGVNNLTCISNNAGVDDFGIGLMLQTKQVKKMISSYVGENEEFERQLLSGELEVDLVPQGTLATRCMAAGYGMPAVYLLAGVGTEAAEGKETRTFNGKEYLLEEAFDSDFAIVKAWKGDTMGNLIYKDTARNFNPMMAMAGKITIAEVEELVEPGELDPNFIHTPGIYVHRIFQGSNYEKRIEQRTTRKRN encoded by the coding sequence CTGATGAACAAAGTAGTAGCCAACGCAGACGAAGCAATAAAAGACATAGAATCGGGCATGACCCTGATGCTGGGCGGCTTTGGTTTATGTGGTATTCCTGAGAATTGTATTGCTGCCCTGGTACGCAAGGGAGTGAATAACCTTACTTGTATCTCTAACAATGCAGGAGTAGATGATTTCGGTATAGGGCTGATGCTGCAAACAAAGCAGGTAAAGAAAATGATATCATCCTATGTAGGTGAAAATGAGGAATTTGAGCGCCAGCTATTGAGTGGCGAGCTTGAAGTAGACCTGGTACCACAAGGCACACTTGCCACACGTTGCATGGCTGCCGGGTACGGCATGCCAGCCGTTTACCTGCTGGCAGGTGTAGGTACAGAAGCGGCAGAAGGAAAAGAAACCCGCACTTTCAACGGCAAAGAATACCTGCTGGAAGAAGCCTTCGATTCAGACTTTGCTATAGTAAAAGCATGGAAAGGCGATACTATGGGCAACCTGATATACAAGGATACTGCCCGCAATTTTAACCCTATGATGGCTATGGCCGGCAAAATTACCATTGCCGAGGTTGAAGAACTGGTAGAACCAGGCGAACTGGATCCGAATTTTATCCATACCCCCGGCATATATGTGCATCGCATCTTCCAGGGATCGAATTATGAGAAACGTATTGAGCAACGCACAACAAGAAAAAGAAATTAA
- a CDS encoding PKD domain-containing protein, with amino-acid sequence MIRYTWILLIALTFVLVATGCQNQKSNVIPEKETKEEEGDGTTPPYDFTWSDETVSDRTITFTSNVTDKKLLWDFGDGSTSAELKPAHQYNKKGFYTISLTVDGDTANTVTREIGVGYPIYFGYTGLLLVGEKIVFEPKQSFGTIPEGTKFLWSFGDGQTSEEPAPVHIYKDTGLYNLSLKINNNYNASGYYQIQISGRPVNAENIAGTRTFKFTHIVKGGGYDTTYQLPDQAVNIQYINPLTIHLAKIPGCNAPETDLTYNKKLSSNTVHVYSYQQDYTEMKVYYDYVADTVMIYDRFTYVGPNSSGGVVIYYDNIGRDH; translated from the coding sequence ATGATACGCTATACTTGGATCCTATTAATAGCCCTAACCTTTGTTTTGGTAGCTACCGGCTGCCAAAATCAAAAAAGCAATGTTATTCCTGAAAAGGAAACCAAAGAGGAAGAAGGGGATGGGACGACTCCGCCCTATGATTTTACCTGGTCAGACGAAACTGTTTCCGACAGGACGATCACTTTTACGTCGAATGTAACAGATAAGAAACTATTGTGGGACTTTGGCGACGGTTCCACTTCTGCAGAGTTGAAACCTGCGCATCAATACAATAAAAAAGGTTTTTATACGATCAGTCTTACTGTTGATGGTGATACGGCTAATACAGTAACCAGGGAGATAGGCGTAGGCTACCCGATTTACTTCGGATATACAGGATTACTCCTGGTGGGCGAAAAAATTGTTTTCGAACCTAAACAGAGCTTTGGTACAATACCTGAGGGTACTAAGTTCCTCTGGAGTTTCGGAGATGGCCAGACCTCAGAAGAGCCTGCGCCTGTTCATATATACAAAGACACAGGTCTCTACAATCTCAGTCTGAAAATAAACAACAACTACAATGCGTCGGGTTATTACCAGATACAGATTTCAGGCAGGCCTGTCAATGCAGAAAATATTGCCGGTACACGCACATTTAAGTTTACACATATTGTAAAAGGTGGAGGGTATGATACTACGTACCAGTTGCCCGACCAGGCTGTCAACATACAGTATATCAATCCATTAACGATTCACCTGGCTAAAATACCCGGCTGCAATGCTCCCGAAACGGACTTGACATACAACAAAAAACTATCAAGCAACACGGTACATGTATATTCCTATCAACAGGATTATACAGAGATGAAAGTATATTATGATTACGTAGCGGATACTGTTATGATCTATGATCGTTTTACTTATGTAGGGCCCAACAGTTCCGGAGGTGTTGTCATTTATTACGATAATATAGGAAGGGACCATTAG
- a CDS encoding CoA transferase subunit B, which produces MGLNKEQIAQRIAKELKDGFYVNLGIGIPTLVANYIPDGVNVVLQSENGLLGMGPFPFEGAEDADLINAGKQTITTLPGSAIFDSAMSFGMIRAGKVHLTVLGAMEVADNGDIANWKIPGKMVKGMGGAMDLVAAAKNIIVAMQHTNRAGESKLLKKCTLPLTGVNCITKVVTDLGVFDITEDGFVCIEYAPGVTIEEIKAKTEGRLTIADDVKEIQL; this is translated from the coding sequence ATGGGACTAAATAAAGAGCAGATAGCTCAGAGAATAGCCAAAGAACTGAAAGATGGTTTCTATGTAAACCTGGGCATTGGCATACCTACTCTGGTAGCCAACTACATACCCGATGGTGTAAATGTAGTATTGCAAAGTGAGAATGGGTTACTGGGTATGGGACCTTTCCCTTTTGAAGGAGCGGAAGATGCCGACCTGATAAACGCGGGGAAGCAAACTATTACTACATTACCCGGGTCAGCAATTTTTGATAGTGCTATGAGCTTTGGTATGATACGTGCGGGCAAAGTGCACCTGACCGTACTGGGCGCTATGGAAGTAGCTGACAACGGGGATATAGCCAACTGGAAAATACCCGGTAAAATGGTGAAAGGTATGGGTGGCGCTATGGACCTTGTAGCAGCCGCAAAGAACATTATTGTAGCCATGCAACACACCAACAGGGCCGGGGAAAGCAAGCTGCTGAAGAAGTGTACGCTGCCCCTTACCGGTGTGAATTGCATCACAAAAGTGGTTACCGACCTAGGAGTATTTGACATTACAGAAGATGGCTTTGTGTGTATTGAATATGCACCGGGAGTAACCATTGAAGAGATAAAGGCCAAAACCGAAGGCCGCCTTACAATAGCCGATGATGTGAAAGAGATACAGTTGTAA
- a CDS encoding DUF1501 domain-containing protein, whose translation MKRRDFLKVSQAATLAYMINGTPIGAYARNPLLELLAKQTAANGRVLVMIQLNGGNDGLNMVIPLDKYSELSAARSNILIPQNKVLALNNTIDTGLHPAMTGIRDLYNNGYVNICQSVGYPDPNFSHFRATDIWMSGSDSNQYVDTGWLGRHLDEAYPGYPVNYPNTTMPDPLAIQIGSGVSNLVQGANVNLGMSIASIDSFYNIINGTVDPAPNTPAGHELSFIRYIKQQTETYTKVIQAAAQNANNISNKWQTGNRLGDQLKIVSRLIAGGLKTPIYIVNLGSFDTHSQQTDATDTTVGNHADLLGYISNAVEAFFDEAKLLNFEERVAAMTFSEFGRRIKSNASGGTDHGTTAPVMVFSKYVNPGLIGTNPTLPKNAAVGDNLPLQIDYRTVYAAVLADWFQIDTQTMNKVLMKQYAVQPIFQKTNNIDETTVSGSDEILGQNYPNPFRSTTTVTFGSDGGNVTLQLFDVNGRLLQTPVQKQMDKGKHSVTLQRGDLPPGVYFLRLTNGRNQSTKRMNVVD comes from the coding sequence ATGAAACGCAGGGACTTTTTGAAAGTATCGCAGGCAGCCACGCTTGCTTATATGATAAACGGCACACCAATCGGTGCATATGCCAGGAATCCGTTATTGGAATTGCTGGCTAAACAAACAGCTGCCAATGGAAGGGTGTTGGTGATGATTCAACTGAATGGTGGTAATGATGGCCTGAATATGGTCATCCCGTTGGATAAATATTCTGAACTCTCCGCAGCAAGGAGTAATATACTCATACCCCAAAACAAGGTACTGGCACTGAATAATACGATAGATACCGGGCTGCATCCTGCAATGACAGGCATAAGGGACTTGTATAACAATGGTTACGTGAACATTTGTCAGAGTGTTGGTTATCCCGACCCTAACTTTTCGCATTTCAGGGCTACCGATATATGGATGTCCGGCTCCGACTCAAACCAGTATGTAGATACAGGCTGGCTGGGGAGGCACCTGGATGAAGCATATCCAGGTTATCCCGTCAATTATCCTAATACCACCATGCCTGATCCGCTGGCTATACAGATAGGTTCAGGAGTATCTAACCTTGTGCAGGGAGCTAATGTCAACCTGGGTATGTCCATAGCAAGTATTGATAGTTTTTACAATATTATAAACGGAACGGTAGACCCTGCACCCAACACGCCTGCCGGGCATGAACTTTCATTTATCCGGTACATCAAGCAGCAAACAGAAACTTATACCAAAGTGATACAGGCTGCTGCTCAAAACGCGAACAATATCTCTAACAAGTGGCAGACAGGTAACAGGCTGGGCGACCAGTTGAAAATTGTTTCACGCCTGATAGCAGGAGGATTGAAAACGCCGATATACATTGTGAACCTGGGCAGCTTTGATACACACTCGCAACAGACAGATGCTACGGATACGACCGTGGGTAACCATGCCGACCTGCTGGGTTATATATCAAATGCAGTAGAGGCGTTTTTTGATGAAGCCAAGCTATTGAATTTCGAAGAGCGAGTGGCCGCAATGACCTTCTCTGAATTCGGTCGTAGGATCAAGTCGAACGCGAGTGGTGGTACTGACCACGGTACTACTGCCCCGGTAATGGTATTCAGCAAATACGTGAACCCCGGATTGATAGGCACTAACCCTACATTGCCTAAAAATGCAGCTGTGGGCGATAACCTGCCACTACAGATAGACTATCGCACGGTATATGCTGCTGTTCTGGCCGACTGGTTCCAGATAGATACACAAACAATGAACAAAGTACTGATGAAACAATACGCTGTTCAGCCGATCTTCCAGAAAACCAATAATATTGACGAGACCACGGTCTCTGGCAGCGACGAGATACTGGGCCAAAACTATCCTAATCCATTCCGCAGCACTACTACCGTGACCTTCGGTTCTGACGGTGGTAATGTAACACTCCAACTATTTGATGTAAATGGCAGGCTTTTACAAACACCGGTTCAAAAGCAGATGGATAAAGGAAAACACAGCGTAACGCTGCAAAGAGGTGACCTGCCGCCGGGTGTTTACTTCCTGAGACTGACCAATGGCAGAAACCAGAGTACCAAGCGGATGAATGTTGTGGATTAA